One Ignavibacterium sp. DNA segment encodes these proteins:
- a CDS encoding helix-turn-helix domain-containing protein, with protein MLSVLLFTKKINRAANVVLAFAMLALSFDVFNSAYIMFGYYKEYPHFIGITYSFPFLFGPIFYIYSRLISSGDNYFNPKYYLHFIPFVLVVIYGIVFVYLRSSEFKLALMKAGAVKSLPGIEIISYLKPVHGIIYVFLTIKVVRVYNNKIRNSFSNVERINLNWLRHLTVGLIFVWGVVVISYIVNIFFGKNIKLDYLIYTAATILIYSIGYLSLRQPQIFDSTIQRPDDKQSTESNIKPAERTSYQRSGLTNEEAVDYLNKLLKIMETDKPYLNSELTLRQLADKLSISTHNLSEVLNTRLKKNFYDFINHYRVEEVKQRLVEKESDNFSLIAIAFDSGFNSKSAFNTIFKKHTGTTPSQYKKQIS; from the coding sequence TTGTTATCAGTACTATTATTTACTAAAAAAATTAATCGTGCTGCCAATGTTGTTCTTGCATTTGCAATGCTTGCGCTTTCTTTTGATGTCTTCAATTCAGCTTATATTATGTTTGGATATTACAAGGAGTATCCTCATTTTATTGGAATTACTTACTCTTTCCCATTTTTATTCGGACCCATCTTTTACATCTATTCAAGATTAATAAGTTCGGGCGATAATTATTTTAATCCAAAATATTATCTGCACTTCATCCCATTTGTTCTTGTGGTGATTTATGGAATTGTGTTTGTTTATCTAAGAAGCAGTGAATTCAAATTAGCTTTAATGAAAGCCGGAGCCGTAAAATCGTTGCCGGGAATTGAAATAATCAGCTACTTGAAACCAGTTCATGGAATAATCTACGTCTTTCTGACCATTAAGGTTGTAAGGGTCTATAATAATAAAATCAGAAATTCATTTTCAAACGTCGAACGCATCAATCTAAACTGGCTCCGTCATTTAACCGTGGGATTAATTTTTGTTTGGGGTGTTGTAGTGATAAGCTACATAGTAAATATATTCTTCGGAAAAAATATAAAGCTGGATTATCTTATTTATACAGCGGCAACTATTCTGATTTATTCAATAGGATATCTGAGTTTACGACAACCCCAAATATTTGACAGTACGATTCAAAGACCTGATGACAAACAATCAACTGAATCAAACATAAAGCCGGCAGAAAGAACAAGTTATCAGAGATCCGGTCTTACAAACGAAGAGGCAGTTGATTATTTGAATAAGCTGCTCAAAATAATGGAAACCGACAAACCGTATTTAAATAGCGAGCTGACATTACGGCAGCTAGCTGATAAATTATCAATTTCAACTCACAATCTTTCAGAAGTTTTAAACACCAGACTCAAAAAAAACTTTTATGATTTTATAAATCACTACAGAGTAGAAGAAGTAAAACAAAGGCTGGTAGAAAAAGAATCTGATAATTTCAGTCTTATTGCAATTGCATTTGATTCCGGCTTTAATTCAAAATCTGCATTTAATACAATCTTTAAGAAACATACTGGAACAACGCCATCACAATACAAGAAGCAGATATCCTGA
- a CDS encoding GMC oxidoreductase has translation METLETEVLVIGSGFGAAAPALRLSEAGFKVLMIEKGKYIEPENDFKQTQDPKYFLEYLKGLSGGNIKFTYAEALGGGSGFYEMVSLRAPSKIFDLRDQSGRKYWTENITRSKMDHYYDIAEKMLNVEQISNDRIPKSGAAFSLLMKNLGYSCDRARYAVKNCMGSGYCISGCIFGAKQSLHYNYLPEARKNGMQILCSIEAKYIRPILNQVQKSKNVNYSDAIPNRYEVRCFNTKDKEYFDIKAKFIILGGGTIGTAKLLLASKVYLPFLSFHVGKNVAFNGSVKAAGLLPEGFIEGDMFSGMSHPGMISYHFFDSMGITISSAKPLPLVVTSDARIRITSKQNSSWWGKDNVDLMKLYRRRMIVLYALGCTKPSAEIKCNGSTFTTELTIDDELRKYYKQTKSLLNSILSRNGCEVLKIENVNAEGAPENGIIFTTSHMIGSCRMAESKNNGVVNSNGEVFDYPGIFVTDGAAIPTSLAVNSSLTILANAERIAAYMVNRFKPSRLQNHIVYN, from the coding sequence ATGGAAACTTTAGAAACAGAAGTTCTGGTTATTGGAAGCGGCTTTGGAGCTGCTGCTCCGGCTTTAAGATTATCAGAAGCCGGCTTTAAAGTATTGATGATTGAAAAAGGAAAGTATATAGAACCTGAAAATGATTTTAAGCAAACTCAGGATCCAAAATATTTTCTTGAATATCTCAAGGGATTATCTGGCGGCAATATAAAATTTACATATGCTGAAGCTCTTGGAGGCGGCTCAGGATTTTATGAGATGGTTTCGCTCAGAGCACCGTCCAAAATTTTTGATCTCAGAGATCAAAGCGGAAGAAAATACTGGACTGAAAATATCACAAGAAGTAAAATGGATCATTATTATGACATAGCGGAAAAAATGCTAAATGTAGAGCAAATCTCTAATGACAGGATTCCGAAATCTGGTGCGGCATTTTCACTTCTTATGAAAAATTTAGGCTATAGCTGCGACCGGGCAAGATATGCTGTTAAGAATTGTATGGGAAGCGGTTATTGTATATCAGGCTGTATATTCGGTGCTAAACAATCTCTGCATTATAATTATTTACCAGAAGCACGAAAGAATGGAATGCAGATTTTATGCAGCATCGAAGCAAAATATATCCGACCAATACTAAATCAGGTTCAGAAGTCTAAAAATGTAAATTATTCTGATGCAATTCCTAACAGATACGAAGTAAGATGTTTTAATACAAAGGATAAAGAATATTTTGATATAAAAGCAAAGTTTATAATACTCGGAGGAGGAACTATTGGTACTGCTAAACTTCTTCTTGCCTCCAAAGTATATCTGCCTTTTCTTAGTTTTCATGTTGGAAAAAATGTAGCATTTAATGGTAGTGTTAAAGCAGCAGGTCTTTTACCCGAAGGATTTATTGAAGGGGATATGTTCAGCGGGATGTCCCATCCGGGAATGATCAGCTATCATTTTTTTGATTCGATGGGTATTACTATTTCTTCTGCTAAACCCTTACCGCTGGTGGTTACAAGCGATGCAAGAATCAGAATTACCAGCAAACAAAATTCATCATGGTGGGGAAAGGATAATGTTGATCTTATGAAACTCTACAGAAGAAGAATGATTGTTTTGTATGCACTCGGATGCACTAAACCTTCTGCTGAAATCAAGTGCAACGGCAGCACTTTTACCACCGAGCTTACAATTGATGATGAGTTACGTAAATATTATAAGCAGACAAAAAGCTTGCTCAATTCAATACTTTCGCGAAACGGATGTGAAGTTTTGAAAATTGAAAATGTTAACGCTGAAGGTGCTCCTGAAAATGGTATTATTTTTACAACTTCTCATATGATTGGTTCTTGCAGAATGGCTGAAAGTAAAAATAATGGCGTGGTAAATTCAAATGGCGAAGTTTTCGACTATCCGGGAATATTTGTTACTGATGGAGCCGCAATTCCAACTTCACTTGCTGTCAACTCAAGTTTAACTATACTTGCAAATGCAGAGCGGATTGCTGCTTATATGGTAAACAGATTCAAACCCTCTCGTTTGCAAAATCATATAGTATATAATTGA